From the genome of Streptomyces sp. NBC_00659, one region includes:
- a CDS encoding leucine-rich repeat domain-containing protein — MTDEQLPAQVFPNHFPEAVDSRSGVPQDSCDCFSQVRVSSPGAVASFHAEIQDTSAPGWLRLLELIEEAAADRREEFRPLPELSPEERRQIVTLPKAIGRLTAVRTLVLYGSNLVRIPPEIGDMTSLEQFSPYTSRRLHWFPYEITRCARLARSTVSTRSIYGNYKHRPPFPRLLPPGDAVLDLGSLAPFRWGSTAARTCSVCTGPISVTGPHQAWLSQVVATDVLPLLVNACSQACLDALPPGPKGYIPTAHRGGAIEQPPSR; from the coding sequence ATGACGGACGAACAACTACCTGCGCAGGTCTTCCCGAACCACTTTCCCGAGGCGGTGGACTCCCGGTCCGGGGTGCCGCAGGACAGCTGCGACTGCTTCAGCCAGGTTCGGGTGAGTTCCCCCGGCGCGGTGGCGTCCTTCCACGCCGAGATCCAGGACACCAGTGCTCCGGGCTGGCTCCGGTTGCTGGAGCTGATCGAAGAGGCGGCGGCCGACAGACGGGAGGAATTCCGCCCGCTGCCGGAGCTGAGCCCTGAGGAGCGGCGGCAGATCGTGACGCTGCCGAAGGCGATCGGACGGTTGACGGCGGTACGGACCCTCGTGCTGTACGGAAGCAACCTCGTCCGGATACCTCCAGAGATCGGCGACATGACGAGCCTGGAGCAGTTCAGTCCATACACTTCGCGACGGCTGCACTGGTTCCCGTACGAAATCACGCGGTGCGCTCGGCTTGCGCGCAGCACGGTGAGCACGCGCTCGATCTACGGCAACTACAAGCACCGGCCGCCCTTCCCGCGGCTCCTCCCGCCCGGCGATGCCGTCCTGGACCTCGGCAGTCTGGCTCCCTTCCGCTGGGGCAGCACCGCCGCCCGCACCTGCAGTGTCTGCACCGGGCCGATCTCGGTGACAGGCCCTCACCAGGCTTGGCTCTCCCAGGTGGTGGCGACCGACGTCCTGCCGCTATTGGTCAACGCCTGCTCCCAGGCGTGCCTCGACGCTCTGCCACCCGGGCCAAAGGGCTACATCCCTACAGCTCATCGTGGCGGCGCGATCGAACAGCCTCCGTCGCGTTGA
- a CDS encoding ferredoxin reductase, producing MTSAALRSRAWKVLEMVTTPLLPSDYLDLVSPLRAGADLRGRIEAVHPETGDAATVVIRPGRGWRGHTAGQYVRIGVDVEGVRLWRAYSITSPTDRQDGRVTITVKAIPDGKVSNHLVRRAKPGTLIQLDQPTGDFVLPQAKPAKVLYLTAGSGITPVMGMLRDIEFDDVVMVHCAPQPQDVIFRDELHGLVADKKLRLTEVHTDTDGMLDIARLGELVPDWAERETWACGPAGLLDAAEEHWSEHGVQERLHTERFRPGIVVAGDGGEVTFSATGRTVDADGATPLLDIGEEAGVLMPSGCRMGICFGCVTPLKAGAVRDLRTGEITEAEPGVLIQTCVSAAAGPCDIER from the coding sequence ATGACGAGTGCAGCCCTTCGCAGCAGGGCGTGGAAAGTGCTGGAGATGGTCACGACGCCGCTGCTGCCGTCGGACTACCTCGACCTGGTCAGCCCGCTGCGTGCGGGTGCTGACCTGCGTGGGCGCATCGAGGCCGTGCACCCCGAGACGGGGGACGCCGCGACTGTCGTGATCAGGCCGGGACGGGGCTGGCGCGGCCACACGGCCGGTCAGTACGTGCGGATCGGGGTCGACGTCGAGGGGGTGCGCCTGTGGCGTGCCTACTCCATCACCTCGCCGACAGACCGCCAGGACGGCCGCGTCACGATCACCGTGAAGGCGATCCCGGACGGCAAGGTCAGCAACCACCTGGTCCGCAGGGCGAAACCGGGCACGCTGATCCAGCTCGACCAGCCGACCGGTGACTTCGTGCTGCCGCAGGCCAAGCCCGCCAAGGTGCTCTACCTGACGGCCGGCAGCGGCATCACGCCCGTGATGGGCATGCTGCGCGATATCGAGTTCGACGACGTCGTCATGGTCCACTGCGCGCCGCAGCCGCAGGACGTGATCTTCCGCGACGAGCTGCACGGCCTGGTCGCGGACAAGAAGCTGCGGCTCACCGAGGTGCACACCGACACGGACGGCATGCTCGACATCGCCCGTCTCGGCGAACTCGTGCCCGACTGGGCCGAGCGCGAGACCTGGGCCTGCGGGCCCGCGGGCCTGCTCGACGCCGCCGAAGAGCACTGGAGCGAGCACGGCGTCCAGGAGCGCCTGCACACCGAACGTTTCCGCCCCGGCATCGTCGTCGCCGGCGACGGCGGCGAGGTCACGTTCAGCGCCACCGGCAGGACCGTCGACGCGGACGGCGCCACGCCGTTGCTGGACATCGGCGAGGAGGCCGGCGTGCTCATGCCCTCCGGGTGCCGCATGGGCATCTGCTTCGGCTGCGTCACGCCGCTCAAGGCGGGCGCCGTCCGCGACCTGCGCACCGGCGAGATCACCGAGGCCGAGCCGGGCGTCCTCATCCAGACCTGCGTGTCCGCCGCGGCGGGCCCCTGCGACATCGAACGGTAG
- a CDS encoding PucR family transcriptional regulator, which translates to MSHAIRRAGELALDETTVTALRAALKTTADEVVQAIIDEVPPYANALAGHMGATIRRAVRTALGHYLDRASGNATGGDAGDAAYELGRGEVRDGRSMDALLSAYRVGARVAWRCLAAGAVPAGLPAAEVAKFAELTFAYIDELSAASAAGHADELAARGRDHERHLEHLARDLLAGASPDVLLASVQRAGWQPPVSLTAVLLPAAQARPAYRALDPGTLVLDDLPDATGVLLVPDADRSHLLRQLTDRTAVAGPARPWTRASASYARAVRARSLSSDIRDTEDHLPELVLSADMDAFADLRARALAPLRTLPVATAQRLEETLRAWLLHQGRRDEVAAALFVHPQTVRYRMSQLRELFPDLASPHRVLELTLAVGLRAG; encoded by the coding sequence GTGAGCCATGCAATTCGGAGGGCCGGCGAACTGGCCCTGGACGAGACGACGGTCACCGCACTTCGGGCCGCGCTGAAGACCACCGCCGACGAGGTCGTCCAGGCGATCATCGACGAGGTCCCTCCCTACGCAAACGCCCTTGCGGGCCACATGGGCGCCACCATCCGCCGAGCCGTCCGCACCGCCCTGGGGCACTACCTGGACCGCGCGAGCGGGAACGCCACAGGCGGCGACGCCGGTGACGCAGCCTACGAACTGGGCCGCGGCGAGGTGCGCGACGGCCGTTCGATGGACGCCCTGCTCAGCGCCTACCGCGTCGGCGCCCGCGTGGCCTGGCGATGCCTGGCAGCGGGTGCCGTACCCGCAGGTCTGCCCGCCGCCGAGGTCGCCAAGTTCGCCGAGCTGACCTTCGCCTACATCGACGAGCTCTCCGCCGCGAGCGCCGCGGGCCACGCCGACGAACTGGCCGCCCGGGGCAGGGACCACGAGCGCCACCTGGAACACCTGGCCCGCGACCTCCTCGCCGGCGCGAGCCCGGACGTGCTGCTGGCCTCTGTCCAACGGGCCGGGTGGCAGCCTCCGGTTTCACTGACCGCGGTCCTGCTGCCCGCCGCCCAGGCCCGGCCTGCCTACCGCGCGCTCGACCCGGGCACCCTCGTCCTCGACGATCTGCCGGACGCCACCGGTGTGCTGCTCGTCCCCGATGCCGACCGATCACATCTCCTGCGGCAGCTGACCGACCGCACCGCCGTGGCCGGCCCGGCCCGGCCATGGACTCGTGCGTCCGCCTCGTACGCACGAGCCGTACGCGCGCGCTCCCTCTCCTCTGACATTCGCGACACCGAGGACCACCTGCCCGAGCTGGTGCTGAGCGCCGACATGGACGCGTTCGCAGACCTGCGCGCCCGAGCCCTCGCACCGTTGCGGACCCTGCCTGTCGCGACCGCACAGCGGCTGGAGGAGACATTGCGGGCGTGGCTGCTGCACCAGGGCAGGCGGGACGAGGTGGCGGCGGCGTTGTTCGTCCATCCCCAGACAGTCCGGTACCGGATGTCGCAGCTGCGGGAGCTGTTTCCCGATCTCGCATCGCCACACCGGGTCCTTGAACTGACGCTGGCGGTCGGTCTTCGGGCCGGCTGA
- a CDS encoding cation:proton antiporter domain-containing protein encodes MNAHQISILLFGLAAIVLLARLLGTVARRLDQPPVIGEVLAGILMGPTLFGGAISGHLFPTDVRPFLSALATVGVAVFMFIVGLEWDQSLIRGSGGLAVTVSLSSILLPFGLGAILAWSFMDEYGTGDRTAFVLFMGISMSITAFPVLARILTERSLDRTPLGAVALACASIDDVLAWSVLAGVVALAGSAGPDQWRILLAVPYVLGMLFVIRPLLRRVTERGDGPRLNQTWLACILAGLLVSAAATEWMGLHFIFGAFLFGVVIPRERTEHLRTQIHERIGQLSSVLLLPVFFLVAGLQVDLSGIGADGLGDLALILLVAIGGKFTGAFFAARAHRMPARQAAALATLMNTRGLTELVVLSIGLHMKIIGAELYSLMVVMAVVTTAMAGPLLRWIMPRRFVEAETTPRHSPPQQAVSSRP; translated from the coding sequence GTGAACGCACACCAGATATCGATACTGCTCTTCGGCCTGGCGGCCATCGTGCTCCTGGCACGGCTGCTCGGCACGGTGGCCCGGCGGCTGGACCAGCCGCCGGTCATCGGCGAGGTCCTGGCCGGCATCCTGATGGGACCGACACTGTTCGGCGGCGCGATCTCCGGGCATCTCTTCCCCACCGATGTCCGGCCCTTCCTCAGCGCCCTGGCCACCGTCGGCGTCGCCGTCTTCATGTTCATCGTCGGCCTCGAATGGGACCAGAGCCTGATCCGCGGCTCGGGAGGCCTGGCGGTCACCGTGTCCCTGAGCTCCATCCTGCTGCCGTTCGGCCTCGGCGCGATCCTGGCCTGGTCCTTCATGGACGAGTACGGAACCGGTGACAGGACCGCGTTCGTGCTCTTCATGGGCATCTCCATGTCGATCACCGCGTTCCCCGTGCTGGCCCGCATCCTCACCGAACGGAGCCTGGACCGCACCCCGCTGGGTGCCGTGGCGCTGGCCTGCGCCTCCATCGACGACGTCCTGGCCTGGTCCGTGCTGGCCGGCGTGGTCGCCCTCGCCGGATCGGCCGGCCCGGACCAGTGGCGGATCCTGCTCGCGGTGCCCTACGTCCTGGGCATGCTCTTCGTGATACGGCCGCTGCTGCGCCGCGTCACGGAACGCGGCGACGGCCCGCGGCTGAACCAGACCTGGCTCGCGTGCATCCTCGCCGGCCTGCTGGTGTCCGCCGCCGCCACGGAGTGGATGGGGCTGCACTTCATCTTCGGCGCCTTCCTGTTCGGCGTGGTCATCCCCCGGGAGCGGACCGAACACCTGCGGACCCAGATCCACGAACGCATCGGGCAGCTGAGCAGCGTGCTGCTCCTGCCGGTCTTCTTCCTCGTCGCCGGCCTCCAGGTCGACCTGTCCGGGATCGGCGCGGACGGGCTCGGCGACCTGGCCCTGATCCTCCTGGTGGCCATCGGCGGCAAGTTCACGGGCGCGTTCTTCGCGGCCCGCGCGCACAGGATGCCGGCCCGTCAGGCCGCGGCGCTGGCCACCCTCATGAACACCCGCGGCCTCACCGAACTCGTCGTACTGAGCATCGGCCTGCACATGAAGATCATCGGAGCGGAGCTGTACTCGCTCATGGTGGTGATGGCTGTGGTGACGACAGCGATGGCGGGACCACTGCTGCGCTGGATCATGCCCCGGCGGTTCGTCGAGGCGGAGACCACCCCCCGGCACAGCCCGCCGCAGCAGGCCGTGAGCAGCAGGCCGTGA
- a CDS encoding fatty acid desaturase family protein — MTAIDPTAHLTAEQIEELGRELDAIRDEVIAGRGEKDAAYIRKVISAQRRLELVSRGVLLFSIFPPAWLLGTAGLSVAKIMDNMEIGHNVLHGQWDWMRDPKIHSTTWEWDHVSPSEQWKHSHNELHHTYTNVIGKDNDLGYGIMRVDEDQRWHPFHLGQPLWNFINACFFEYGIAAYDLELGKNLHKRRRKSPEFRARAKAVGRKIRKQVLKDYVIHPLLSGPSFLPTLAATFTANLVRNIWTHSVIMCGHFPEGVQVFERRSIRGETRGRWYLRQMMGSANISGSRAMHFMTGNLSHQIEHHLFPDLPSNRYAEVAVKVRALFEKYELEYVTGPLPKQVFSAWHKVFRLSLPNKKPKVKTPDREQELVAA, encoded by the coding sequence TTGACCGCCATCGACCCCACCGCCCACCTGACCGCGGAGCAGATCGAGGAGCTGGGCCGCGAGCTGGACGCGATCCGCGACGAGGTGATCGCCGGCCGCGGCGAGAAGGACGCCGCCTACATCCGTAAGGTCATCTCGGCGCAGCGCAGGCTCGAGCTGGTCAGCAGGGGCGTGCTGCTGTTCTCGATCTTCCCGCCCGCGTGGCTGCTCGGCACCGCCGGGCTGTCCGTGGCGAAGATCATGGACAACATGGAGATCGGCCACAACGTCCTGCACGGCCAGTGGGACTGGATGCGGGACCCGAAGATTCACTCCACCACCTGGGAGTGGGATCACGTCTCGCCGTCCGAGCAGTGGAAGCACTCGCACAACGAGCTGCACCACACGTACACCAACGTGATCGGCAAGGACAACGACCTCGGCTACGGCATCATGCGCGTCGACGAGGACCAGAGGTGGCACCCGTTCCACCTCGGCCAGCCGCTGTGGAACTTCATCAACGCCTGCTTCTTCGAGTACGGCATCGCAGCGTACGACCTGGAGCTCGGCAAGAACCTGCACAAGCGCCGCCGCAAGAGCCCGGAGTTCCGCGCGCGGGCCAAGGCCGTGGGCCGCAAGATCCGCAAGCAGGTGCTCAAGGACTACGTGATCCACCCGCTGCTGTCGGGCCCGTCGTTCCTCCCCACGCTCGCCGCCACGTTCACCGCGAACCTGGTCCGCAACATCTGGACCCACTCGGTGATCATGTGCGGGCACTTCCCCGAGGGCGTACAGGTCTTCGAGCGCCGGTCGATCAGGGGCGAGACGCGCGGCCGGTGGTACCTGCGCCAGATGATGGGCTCGGCGAACATCAGCGGCAGCAGGGCCATGCACTTCATGACCGGCAACCTGTCGCACCAGATCGAGCACCACCTGTTCCCGGACCTGCCGAGCAACCGGTACGCCGAGGTCGCGGTGAAGGTGCGTGCGCTGTTCGAGAAGTACGAGCTGGAGTACGTCACCGGCCCGCTGCCCAAGCAGGTGTTCTCCGCGTGGCACAAGGTCTTCCGGCTCTCGCTGCCGAACAAGAAGCCCAAGGTCAAAACGCCGGACCGCGAGCAGGAGCTCGTCGCCGCCTGA
- a CDS encoding nuclear transport factor 2 family protein has protein sequence MTLPETGYTPTAEERASLDAWFQEYDAHCTKADVERMADMAVFPLNLISDDSAGDGRSAQWNRGRFIDTMTHVMGDGTADITFDNTRTPVFLSPSMAVVFTHSTVTTADRTHDMTYADILIRKAGTWAFQTMIQSGWGDNL, from the coding sequence GTGACCCTGCCCGAGACCGGCTACACCCCCACCGCCGAGGAACGCGCAAGCCTGGACGCCTGGTTCCAGGAGTACGACGCCCACTGCACCAAGGCGGACGTCGAGCGGATGGCGGACATGGCCGTCTTCCCCCTCAACCTGATCAGCGACGACTCCGCGGGCGACGGCAGGTCGGCTCAGTGGAACCGCGGCCGGTTCATCGACACCATGACCCACGTCATGGGGGACGGCACCGCGGACATCACCTTCGACAACACCCGCACCCCCGTCTTCCTCTCCCCGTCCATGGCCGTGGTCTTCACCCACTCCACCGTCACCACGGCCGACCGGACCCACGACATGACGTACGCCGACATCCTGATCCGCAAAGCCGGCACCTGGGCCTTCCAGACCATGATCCAGTCAGGCTGGGGCGACAACCTCTGA
- a CDS encoding bifunctional 5,10-methylenetetrahydrofolate dehydrogenase/5,10-methenyltetrahydrofolate cyclohydrolase, which produces MSATRTAQLMDGTNLAKRIIEEAAAKAAEISRRGGTSPCLATVLVGEDPASATYVRMKRARCAKAGIQSRHIALPATTTTAELIDTLAGLSGDPDVHGILLQHPCGPHIDERAAFEAIAPEKDVDGVTMHSFAAMSFALPGFASCTPGGIMRLLEAYDVDLAGKHAVVVGRSPILGKPAGMLLLAKNATVTYCHSRTADLSAIVREADVLVAAVGRPRLIRGEDIKPGAVVIDAGYNPGNVGDVDFDTARTRACLITPVPGGVGPMTIAVLLAQTVDAAANQLGIQHQ; this is translated from the coding sequence ATGTCCGCGACTCGGACGGCCCAACTCATGGACGGCACCAACCTCGCCAAACGCATCATCGAAGAGGCTGCTGCCAAGGCGGCAGAGATCTCACGGCGTGGGGGAACCAGTCCCTGTCTCGCGACGGTGCTGGTGGGGGAGGACCCCGCGTCGGCCACCTATGTCCGCATGAAACGGGCGCGGTGCGCGAAGGCGGGCATCCAGTCCCGGCACATCGCTTTGCCCGCCACCACCACGACCGCCGAACTGATCGACACCCTCGCCGGCCTGTCCGGCGATCCGGACGTGCACGGCATCCTGCTCCAGCACCCTTGCGGACCGCACATCGACGAGCGAGCCGCGTTCGAGGCCATCGCCCCGGAGAAGGACGTCGACGGGGTCACGATGCATTCGTTCGCCGCGATGAGCTTCGCGCTGCCGGGCTTCGCGTCCTGCACTCCAGGCGGAATCATGCGACTGCTGGAGGCGTACGACGTCGACCTCGCCGGCAAGCACGCCGTCGTGGTGGGCCGCAGCCCGATTCTCGGCAAGCCGGCCGGGATGCTCCTGCTCGCCAAGAACGCAACGGTGACGTACTGCCACTCCCGCACGGCGGACCTGTCGGCGATCGTCCGGGAAGCAGACGTCCTGGTAGCGGCCGTGGGACGGCCCCGGCTGATCCGGGGTGAGGACATCAAGCCCGGCGCGGTGGTGATCGACGCCGGATACAACCCGGGCAACGTCGGCGACGTGGACTTCGACACCGCCCGCACCCGCGCCTGTCTGATCACTCCGGTGCCCGGCGGCGTCGGGCCGATGACCATCGCCGTCCTGCTGGCGCAGACCGTGGACGCCGCCGCGAACCAGCTCGGAATCCAGCACCAATGA
- a CDS encoding class I SAM-dependent methyltransferase, with amino-acid sequence MTEQSFKQSRDVAQFQNWGPTYEDSRIQRIRDRIHQSLVDWVGEQGVRPQNVLDVGCGTGALLRRVGIRFPDAELTGVDVSPSMVETARAKVPEGLPVTFVHGAAEQLPFEDASFDLVVSTICFHHWRSRNEGLAEIQRVLRPGGRVFIADHYAVGWLRPFFAVTRCRDRVHTREELTRMYGAAGLRADRWKLLDRLAKLPFIHGIGAVKP; translated from the coding sequence GTGACCGAGCAATCTTTCAAGCAGAGCCGTGATGTGGCCCAGTTCCAGAACTGGGGCCCCACCTATGAGGACAGCCGAATTCAGCGGATCCGGGACCGGATTCATCAGTCGCTCGTCGACTGGGTCGGCGAGCAGGGAGTCCGGCCGCAGAACGTGCTCGACGTGGGCTGCGGGACGGGTGCGCTGCTGCGGCGCGTCGGGATCCGCTTCCCGGACGCCGAGCTGACCGGCGTGGACGTGTCCCCGAGCATGGTGGAGACGGCACGCGCGAAGGTCCCCGAGGGGCTTCCCGTGACGTTCGTGCACGGGGCGGCGGAGCAACTGCCGTTCGAGGACGCGTCGTTCGACCTGGTCGTCTCGACGATCTGCTTCCACCACTGGCGCAGCCGCAACGAGGGGCTCGCCGAGATCCAGCGGGTGCTCAGGCCGGGCGGCCGCGTTTTCATCGCCGACCACTACGCGGTCGGCTGGCTGCGTCCGTTCTTCGCGGTGACCCGCTGCCGCGACCGGGTGCACACCCGCGAGGAACTGACCCGCATGTACGGCGCGGCCGGTCTGCGGGCGGACCGGTGGAAGCTGCTCGACCGGCTGGCGAAGCTGCCGTTCATCCACGGGATCGGCGCCGTCAAGCCGTGA
- a CDS encoding uridine kinase family protein: MTGVLAVAGGTASGKSTLAEALSLQWPESVALVHLDDYYVPAHDPLRGVWTVSADGHAVLDWNHPGSIDETAVAHAVDAALLRPGVLLVVVEGLFALSLPSVVRRAAWRVYVDTPDDIRLARKILRKIEVQRQDPRLSLRNYLQTGRDRHAAHVAPSRAAADLVVDGTASEAEMLAAVMPLIGPVLAPPPAAPSRARGVCGVTRTPGVPVFAL; encoded by the coding sequence ATGACGGGTGTACTGGCGGTCGCAGGCGGCACCGCATCCGGCAAGTCCACCCTTGCCGAAGCCCTGTCGCTGCAGTGGCCCGAGAGCGTGGCGCTGGTCCATCTGGACGACTACTACGTGCCCGCGCACGACCCCTTGAGGGGTGTGTGGACGGTCAGTGCCGACGGGCACGCCGTCCTCGACTGGAACCATCCGGGGTCGATCGACGAGACGGCGGTGGCACACGCCGTCGACGCGGCGCTGTTGCGCCCCGGCGTGCTGCTGGTGGTGGTCGAGGGCCTGTTCGCGCTGTCGCTGCCGTCCGTGGTCCGGCGGGCGGCGTGGCGGGTGTATGTCGACACCCCCGACGACATACGCCTGGCCCGCAAGATCCTCCGGAAGATCGAGGTGCAGCGGCAGGACCCCCGGCTGTCCCTGCGCAACTATCTGCAGACCGGCAGGGACCGCCACGCAGCCCATGTCGCGCCCTCCCGGGCAGCGGCCGATCTGGTCGTGGACGGGACCGCGAGCGAGGCGGAGATGCTGGCGGCCGTCATGCCGCTGATCGGGCCGGTCCTCGCGCCGCCGCCTGCGGCGCCCTCGCGGGCACGGGGGGTGTGCGGTGTGACCCGTACTCCCGGGGTCCCGGTGTTCGCGCTGTGA
- a CDS encoding NAD(P)/FAD-dependent oxidoreductase: protein MTRNVLVIGGGPGGSTAATLLARAGLSVTLLERDTFPRYHIGESIASSCRSILDFGGALEKVEERGYTVKTGVLLRWGKEEDWTIDWSQLFGPDVRSWQVDRDDFDKVLLDHAKEQGVEVIEGASVKRVLFDGERAVAAEWTHPDDRKSVRKTEFDFVVDASGRSGVIAGQHFKNRRPHEVFRNVAIWGYWEGGKLLPNTPSGGINVVSSPDGWYWIIPLRDNRFSVGFVSHQTRFLERRGDYESTEQMLLSLVGESDTVREQLADAKFLQGEVRVEQDFSYVADSFCGPGHFIVGDAACFLDPLLSTGVHLAMYSGMLSAASILATVNGDVEEKEALGFYEVLFRNAYQRLFTLVSGVYQQYMGKDTYFGLAQSLVRETQDAPAPHSDNNDAAFGELVAGVTDLREASSQAGLGTAPIQTVIDDAAELDGTPVGELLTAAEQARQQAITASPNSPLSMAPMKMDANDLYDAATGLYLTTTPTLGIRRAGA from the coding sequence ATGACGCGGAATGTACTGGTGATCGGTGGGGGCCCTGGTGGTTCCACCGCCGCCACCCTGCTGGCCCGGGCCGGTCTGTCGGTGACGCTGCTGGAGCGCGACACGTTCCCCAGGTACCACATCGGGGAGTCCATCGCCTCGTCCTGCCGGAGCATCCTGGACTTCGGCGGAGCTCTGGAGAAGGTCGAGGAACGCGGCTACACCGTCAAGACCGGCGTCCTGCTGCGCTGGGGCAAGGAGGAGGACTGGACGATCGACTGGTCCCAGCTGTTCGGACCCGACGTGCGGTCGTGGCAGGTCGACCGTGACGACTTCGACAAGGTGCTGCTCGACCACGCCAAGGAGCAGGGCGTCGAGGTGATCGAGGGCGCGTCCGTCAAGCGCGTCCTGTTCGACGGCGAGCGCGCCGTCGCCGCCGAGTGGACACACCCCGACGACCGCAAGAGCGTGCGCAAGACGGAGTTCGACTTCGTCGTGGACGCCTCCGGCCGGTCCGGCGTGATCGCCGGACAGCACTTCAAGAACCGCCGCCCGCACGAGGTCTTCCGCAACGTCGCCATCTGGGGCTACTGGGAGGGCGGCAAGCTGCTGCCCAACACCCCTTCCGGCGGCATCAACGTCGTCTCCTCCCCCGACGGCTGGTACTGGATCATCCCGCTGCGCGACAACCGCTTCAGCGTCGGCTTCGTCTCCCACCAGACCCGCTTCCTGGAGCGGCGCGGGGACTACGAGTCCACCGAGCAGATGCTGCTGTCCCTCGTCGGCGAGTCCGACACCGTCCGCGAGCAGCTGGCCGACGCGAAGTTCCTGCAGGGCGAGGTACGCGTCGAGCAGGACTTCTCCTACGTCGCCGACAGCTTCTGCGGCCCCGGCCACTTCATCGTCGGTGACGCCGCCTGCTTCCTGGACCCGCTGCTGTCCACCGGCGTTCACCTGGCGATGTACAGCGGCATGCTGTCCGCCGCCTCCATCCTCGCGACCGTCAACGGCGACGTCGAGGAGAAGGAGGCGCTCGGCTTCTACGAGGTGCTGTTCCGCAACGCCTACCAGCGCCTGTTCACCCTCGTCTCCGGCGTGTACCAGCAGTACATGGGCAAGGACACCTACTTCGGACTCGCGCAGAGCCTGGTGCGCGAGACACAGGACGCCCCCGCCCCGCACAGCGACAACAACGACGCCGCCTTCGGCGAACTCGTCGCGGGCGTCACCGACCTGCGCGAGGCCAGCAGCCAGGCCGGCCTGGGCACCGCACCCATCCAGACCGTCATCGACGACGCCGCAGAGCTCGACGGCACCCCGGTGGGCGAACTGCTCACCGCGGCCGAGCAGGCGAGGCAGCAGGCCATCACCGCCAGCCCCAACAGCCCGCTGTCCATGGCCCCGATGAAGATGGACGCGAACGACCTCTACGACGCGGCCACCGGCCTGTACCTCACCACCACCCCGACCCTCGGCATCCGGCGAGCCGGAGCCTGA
- a CDS encoding 3-oxoacyl-ACP synthase III family protein, translating to MTHRDDCRCGCALASWAADSGPAAPAGGILGCGAYLPERVVDNVEAAASAGVTPQWIETRTGILARRYAHPDQAASDLAERAARAALRDAGLGADQLSLVVVATSTPDFPQPPTACLLQDRIGARHAAAFDINAVCSGFVYALEAARRMVPPGGHALVVGVDIYSRIIDPADRRTVSLFGDGAGAVVVGPVTEGRGVVATRLASHGEYHDLIKVPAGGSRMPASKETLQDGLHYFTMDGYGVKTFVRDHLPGAVHRFLSATGVAPTAIRHFVPHQANGRMIDALLPELNLPNATVHRTLRHYGNTGAASVPVTLAAARDHLTPGDLVLLAGFGGGMTTGLTLLRW from the coding sequence ATGACTCACCGAGACGACTGCCGGTGCGGGTGCGCCCTCGCGTCCTGGGCCGCCGACAGCGGCCCCGCGGCCCCCGCGGGCGGAATCCTCGGCTGCGGCGCGTATCTGCCGGAGCGGGTGGTCGACAACGTGGAGGCCGCCGCCTCGGCGGGTGTCACCCCGCAGTGGATCGAGACCAGGACCGGGATCCTTGCCCGGCGCTACGCGCACCCGGACCAGGCAGCCTCGGATCTTGCGGAACGGGCCGCCCGCGCCGCCCTGCGCGACGCCGGCCTGGGCGCCGACCAGCTCTCCCTGGTCGTCGTGGCCACCTCCACCCCGGACTTCCCGCAGCCGCCGACGGCCTGTCTGCTGCAGGACCGGATCGGGGCACGGCACGCCGCGGCCTTCGACATCAACGCGGTGTGCAGCGGCTTCGTCTACGCGCTGGAGGCCGCCCGCCGCATGGTGCCGCCGGGCGGGCACGCCCTGGTGGTGGGCGTGGACATCTACTCCCGGATCATCGACCCGGCCGACCGGCGCACCGTCTCCCTGTTCGGTGACGGCGCCGGCGCGGTGGTCGTCGGCCCGGTCACCGAGGGCCGGGGAGTCGTCGCCACGCGGCTGGCCAGCCACGGCGAGTACCACGACCTGATCAAGGTCCCGGCGGGCGGCAGCCGCATGCCCGCCTCCAAGGAGACCCTCCAGGACGGACTGCACTACTTCACCATGGACGGCTACGGGGTGAAGACCTTCGTCAGGGACCATCTGCCCGGCGCCGTCCACCGCTTCCTCTCCGCCACCGGCGTCGCCCCCACGGCGATACGCCACTTCGTCCCCCACCAGGCGAACGGCCGGATGATCGACGCCCTGCTGCCGGAACTGAACCTGCCGAACGCCACCGTCCACCGCACCCTGCGCCACTACGGCAACACCGGCGCCGCATCCGTTCCCGTCACCCTCGCCGCAGCCCGCGACCACCTCACCCCGGGCGACCTCGTCCTCCTCGCGGGTTTCGGCGGCGGCATGACCACGGGGCTGACGCTGCTGCGCTGGTGA